In Lolium rigidum isolate FL_2022 chromosome 3, APGP_CSIRO_Lrig_0.1, whole genome shotgun sequence, the genomic window CTGGTCAACCAGTCAAACTGGTGAACACCTTTCACTTCAACTATTGCAGGCGATACAGAATTAAGAGCAAACCATGAATGCATCCCAGGATATGTTTTTTTATCGGTGATAACATGAAAGACTACTTTCTCAGGTACCGAGGAAGCCCGTACAGTTGAACTGACAACAACTGAAGCAGCAAGGATGTTATCACTTGCTAGAATATAATGTTGGAAGGAATTGTCGGAAAGCAAAGGTAACAGTTCAGGTGGTGGCAACTGTTTCCTTGCATGAGCATTTGAGGAGTATTCATCAGTAAGACGCAGAGACAGGCAATGAATGCCTTTGGGAATAGCAGTTGAGGCGTAATGCTTATACAGCTGTTCTGCTAGCCTTGACCTCTTTATCTCCTTATCCATGCTTTTCATCTACAAAGAAGCACATGGCTGATTAAAATTTAGTTTACAATTCAAATTCAATGCACTACATAAAATAACAAACCAGGACTAAGAACCATGAACTAAGATAAAGTATGCTAGCAAGGACCAAGTTCAAATTTCTAAAGCCAGTATATGACAAATCAAGTAAAGTAACACAGAATTGTACAAATACGAGAGGGCAGAAACGAATGCTCCAAATATGGCAGTAACAAAAAAGTGCTTTAGTTGCAAGTAATGGTAATTTACATATAAAACATCTGCAAGACACAAACCAGAAAGAGCATATCATGCCTACAGATTTCTTTAAGAAACGGTTTGCTTGTAATAAGTTGTACAGATCACAGCATATGATTAAGCAGGCATATGTGTTTGAATCCTTCTGTATACATCTGCGCACTTGTTATTTCTTATAGCCCATGTCAGTCTCCAATTATCTATGCATCAAACCAATACTATACCTTCCTAGTTTTCCAACAGAATTATTCAATGTTGGTACTTCACTTGATGTTGAGCATGGGTCTGTACAATTGCATAAGATCTGATTGCTGGAACACATAAATTCAAACTTGCAGTTTTATATAGCTATCATAGTCATAAACTACGCAAGTCTGACAACAATAGAAGTCAATGTCCAAAGATTAAAAAACATAGCTAAGACTAAATTTATATAGCTTCAAAAGAGTTCTGAATAAGAGCTGGTTAGACTGTGAAGCAACTTATTGGATAAAACCCGTGGTATTTTATGCACGCACATCAAAATTGTGGTTTTTAGATGCCATGATCTCCAGATGGTTCAAAATCCGAACAGACTCATGCAAATTTGAACTGCGAACAATGCATAAGTACAGATTAAATTAGGATAATTAGTTTCATACCGTAGCCTTCAGCCTGACAGCAAATGTCCTAGCATCATAATGATTATCTTTTATCTCCAAAAGAAACTCCCTGAATGATTCTGGTAACTTTTTATCAGAAGTGGATTCCTCATTGTTAACTTGATCAAAAATTCTATACAGATCTTGCACCAGCCTCTGTTCACATGAAGTGAGAAAAGTAAATATACTTTTGCTCTCTTTGAGGTACATAATAATGTTTTACGTACACAAAGAAGCGCAAGGAAACGAATAACTTACTGTAGAATCACCCCCCTGCCTACCAAGGAAACTAGGTCCTATTCGCCTCCCCAAACAATCTGCAAACCAGGATTGCAACAGTTACACCAAATAATTGCATCAAGTTCGTACATGTAAACTCCATATAGCAAGATAGCTAACCATAATAAAAACATATCAGCAACAGAAAACAAGTCTACAGTACAAGACCCACAACCCATGGACAAACACAACCTCCCTAGTGTCATATCAGAAGCTTGCAGAAAATTATATGCCTACACCACAACTAGATAACTTATAACGACATCGAAACCCAAACAAAGAAGTTGAGATTCCATCCATATTCCATACAAAAACATGCATAcccttggaggagcctatttggcCAAGATTCTCCAGCCAGTACTATAGAGAAGCTCAAGTGCCAAAATATGGTTTAGCACCTAAGCAGAACGTGGATCAAGGATGAGAAAAGCACAATCACCACTTGCTTTGTTGTAATCAACTCCCAGAAGGGTATGAATACAGAAACTAACTAACTTCAGCCAGAGATGCACAGCGACTACTGCTGTACTCTATGGATTTAAACCAACACTGTTGAGTGACACTGTGCAGGAGAAAGAAGGCCATGGCAGGTATAATAACTCCAAATGTTGGGATGATATATCGGCACTTCCAAACAGTCAGGATAAAAGCGGGTAGGTCAAATGTATCAAACAAGATCAGTATAGGAAAGCAGAAGTTCTTTAGATTAGGGCGGACTAGGCCACAAGAAGTTCAGATCAAAAGTTCTGACTGGGATAACAAGATCCAGTGACAATCTCATAAGCTAATCCAGGTTGAGCAATGAGTATTCAGTTATTAACAGTTGTACAGCAGAATTAGTACCGAAATCATGCCACCACTCTGTTTCAAGAATGTGAGACAACAGCATAGTGTATCTAATTTCATGAAATAAGTAACTAAACTTGCCTCCAGATACACAAGTACACTGGCTTAAGAATAACAGTGCCCTTTTTGTGCATGTCACTAAGGTTCAGTGGCATTACTTTTCTTAGCAGGATGATCACTGTTGGAATATGTGCACATGCTTCTTATAAGAAAAGTGAAAATATGAAGGCCTGAAAGATTCCAGGCCTCCTGCAGCCCAGAAAGTGATCCTCTCATATCCAAAAGACACGCATGATTTACAAGAAAAATAGTCCAATTTGTCTTAACGTTGTTTAAACTGGTTATCATTATTCTACATTATTGTACCTTAGCCACTAGCCCAACTTCTATTGAGTAACCTGAGTTATGAATCTAATCAGGTTAGAGCATAGTGCCCAGTAAGTTCGATGCTGAAGTAAAGCACATTTTACTTCAATGGATCAATCAGCTGGCCTGGCTTCGACATATGTCTGCGGTGCCTCAGCAATCAATGCTAAGCaaagaatttgggcagggttcaccTAATCAGCAGACAATTGCTGCTTGAGGTAGATTGATATGTAGGGAAAGCTGATAGCATCTTTGAGGATGACGTTTCTCCTCCAGTTTTGCAAGATGCTAAAAGAAACAGGATAAAACGATTCCTTCCAAATCCACAGTATGGCTGGTAGCACTAAATCTAGCTCCTAAATCTTACCCAATAGATGACAGTCACGATCCTACATTTTGCCCAATAACAGAACCTGAATCGCTAACTCTCTTGGTCTCACACTGAGATAGCTCCCCCGCATCTACATTTGTTCTTGGTGCCTAAAATATCAATGCTGAGCAAGGAGTGTGGGCAAGGCTCACCTAATCAGCAGACAATTGCAGCTTGAGGTAGATTGATATGTAGGGAAAGCTGATAGCATCTCTGAGGATGACGTTTCTCCTCCATTTTTGCAAGATGCTCAGAACCAGGATAAAAGGATTCCTTCCTAATTTAACAGTGTGGCAGCTGATAGCGCTAAATCCAGTTCCTGAAGCTAACCCAACCGATGAGAGCCACGATCCTACATTTTGGCCAATAATAGAGTATATCAGGCTGCCTAGATCCCAAATTCAGCTAGCTAAGCTGAAATCCTAATCATAAACCCGAATCGCTAACTCTCTAGGACTTGAAAACGCCAGAGATAAGGAACGAGATCACCGAACCAGGCAGCTGAATCTCCAGCTCGACGAGTAAGATTATCGGAAGGCATCACACGCTTTCAGTACGAAATCTAGGCAGGAAACCATCTGCATATCTCCACATTCCCACAGGGACGGCAAAATCGCAAGGACAGGGGCGCTGAGATCCGAGCTCTGCCGCCGCAAAAGCAGCGAATCAACAGCCGCAAGCAAACCCGGGAAAAACAAAACGCGTCGAGATCGCGGGGCGGCTCCGATCTTACCGATGGAGGAGCACTTGCTGCCGCCCGCCTCTAGCGCCGGCACGGCGAGGAGTATGAAGGCGAAGGGCAGGAGGCAGCCGAGCGCGACGACGGCCGGGAAGGCGACGGCGCGCAGGTACCATGCGGCggtcccccctcctcctcctcctccccctcccccgccgccgcgccgtcccgaggccgccgcccccggcagcgcgagcggcggcgggggcgggggcggctgcGGCGCGACGCGCACCTTCATGgagtcgacgacgccattgctgcTGGAGATGGTGATGCTGCGCATGCTCGGCGAGATCCGCAGCTGCATCCTCCACCTCCCCCGCCGACGGCGCCGACGAGGGGAGCTCCGACTCCGGCGGCCTAGGgttccggcgacggcggcggcggcgaggcggtggCATTGGGCAGAGACATGCTAATCGCACGGGCGGTACTAATAGGAAgggaggaaaaagaaaaaaaaggaattgATGGAGGCCCCGCCCTGCGTAAATACGAGATAGCCCGAGGGCCTATCGGCTAAACTGCCGGGGTCTGCTCGGCTGTCGGGGGATTTGAGGAGAAAGAAGATAGACATGGCTTCTCGATTTTTTTTTCATCTTTTTTGTATATATATTTCTTGGTTTTCAATTGGGATTTTAGCTTTACACCAGTTCTCCTCTAAGATGAGTAGTCCAACCCAAATGCCTATGTTGTTTAGCCATGCTCatgcacaagcctagaaaatcgtTTGGCATCGGGAAATTCGTTTCATTTGTTGCAAATGAAATGATTTCAAAATTCCACCAGGATTTCATTTAATTTGAATTGAGATTCCAGACAAATGATGTGGTAGGGAACATTAATCCATTTAGCACACGACATTATTACACTAGAATTCTCCAATGAAATGACAGTCCAATTCCAGTCATCCAAATAGGTTGGGCTACAAAATCAGAAATGAATTCCGTGATTTTCGGGATGAGTTGCCAGGTACCAAACGAGCTCTTAGAACGATGCATACATGATTAGCGAATGAAAACTTGTTCAAATTCACTCATTAAGTGGTCAACAATTCTAGCTCATTACTTTGACAAACCGAGCTGGGTAAAATCATGATCTCGCAAATTGCTCAGAAATGACAAATCTGATAGGCTTTCGAGTGTTTTGTAATTTTGCAATGTTCGCTAGTATTATAGGTGTCCCTTTTTTGTCATTTTTGCACAACTCCGATCACAAAATATGATGAGCTGGAACTTTGCAGGTAGGTAGAACACAACATTGTCTTCGTCTATATTTGTTTGAAACTGAAAAAAATGCtacatttaatttttttaaaataaagttGATACATCCTTCTATAGATGGACAGAGTTTTCAGAATATCGTACGGATGGTCCAAAGGCACACTCCGCTTGTACACCAGAAAATGGACATGATCTTGTATTGTGAAGAATATTTCATTGAAAGTAAAAAACTGATAACAAAACAATATGTTTGCGATGACCGCCGACATTCCCCGTCGGAAGCTGCAGCGCTCGACCATGATTCAACCACGTACGTGTTCCTAGCGATCAACCGCGACATCTCAACAACTCATCAGCCCCATTGATCCCGGCGCGCGCGCGGTCAGTCTTGCACTATGGATCCAGGCGCCATTAACAAATCATCACGAGCCGGTCACGTAATACCGCTTCGCCAGGAAGCGATCTAAAAGGCGATCGGATCTCCGCCTCCtgccggcggcgcctccgggcCGCCCGCCTCCGTGGCCTCAGAGCCATGGTCGCGTGGTGGTTCCCGGTCCCTCGCCGGCGGGAGGGCTCCATCCTCAcggtttttttgtgttttgctaGGTTTTGTGTCTTCTTTGGAGAGATCGGGCGGCGGTCGCTCTGCGAAGATGGAATAAGGTTCCCCCACCTAGCCTCCGCTCCAACGACGTCCCTAGCGTTGTTGGAGGGGGTGTGGAGGTTTGTCTCCGGTGGATCTCGTCGGATCCGGCCGGTGTGTGTCCGCGGTGGATCCGGTTGGATCCGATCGTCGTTCGTCTCCGTTTGTGTGTCGAAAATTAGAGGCTTCCGATCTATGCATCTCTTCATCGGCGGCGGTTGCTGTGTCCGGTGCGCCGGTCCTCTGTGGccgtagcacgacgacttcccgaccGTCTTCTACAACAAGATTCGCCCGGCTCCGATCATGGAggggtgatggcggcggcgcgctTCGGCTCGctctagtgtctgtagtcgtcgctaggtggtcttcGGACCTAGATGTAATTCTTATTGCTTCTGGTGTTCTTTGTATCGCCTTGATTGTTGATGAATAGATTGGATGtttcttcgcaaaaaaaaaaaaaaacaaatcatcACGAGCCGCTCCCTTTTAATTTCCTTTTCGTAATTTCAAGCTGCTCATCGCCTGACAGCGACTCCCCATCGACCGGGAAGAGAAAGGAACGCCTTGACgtccggccggccgccggccgatTTGATTCTCCAAGTGGACGCGGCATGAATACGATCGAGCAGGCACGTACGTAGCCTAGTATATTCCTCTCCCTGGCCACGCCTTGGTTTCCATGCATGCAGCGCGCGATCACAGGTAAATTGATTTTGCTGGCGTTGATTTTTTTGGGGGGTTTGGGTCTCCTTTTGACGTTGGATTGCGTGCCGGACACGTGGTAGTAGTTGGAGATTTTTctcctttttgttttgttttttgtgtgCATTAGACTATGAAGAAAAAGTGACATGTTTGTGTGCTGCTTTGCACCGACAGTTGAGTCTTGGTTGGTTGGAGGAGGAGCTCGAATTTGTACGGAAGCTCCGATCGCCACAACCCGGATCGAGATTTTAAAAGTTAAAACACATTTTTTAGTTTGCTGAGGGGTTTTTCGGGTTGCATGAATTCGAGAACGCGGGAATACGAAAAATAAAGGATTGGggttgttgctgatgttgatttTAAAGGATTATGGAACAGGGATTCCGCAGTGGGCGCCTTTGAATGGTACACGGGAAATAAATACACAAATTTTGGAGGTATTTAGAAGAGAGATAGAGTGAAAGCGCAATGAGATAGAGTGAAAGCACAAATTGCGGTGGTTTCTGGCATTATTCCCACCTTAAACTAAATATGTCATCTAGTACGGTGAGGTTTTCCCctcttgcttaatgaaaaggcagtgctcATGCCGATTGCTCAAAAAAAAATGCAGCAAGCTCCTAAACAAAGATAAAACGGGTTTGAGCTCATGTTGAGAATTATGTGGAATTAATGACGGGCATAATTAATGAATTGAAGGGAATTTAGTACCCTGATCCTTTTATTCAAAGGTATTTCATGGGAAAAATTATTAGGATTCAAATCCTacaaaattcctaatgaaaattccACAATCCAGACATGCCTTGAAAGTGTTATTGAAGTACTATTCAAATACAGAAGTGTGACCTGTGATTGGTCGCTGATTTACCTGGAAAAAATGTCCTCGTCTTGAAAAGTTGGAAAACTATGAAAATTGTTCTGTTCAGTGCTTCATAGACCGTATATTGATGACCACCTAAGAATATGATCATGGTTATGGTCCTGACCATTTCTAGGTTAGATACTCAATCTTCATGCACTAACCAACACGATCAAAAATTCGAAGTGGTAAAAACGGCTAGGGCAATCCACACATACTGTAACACGTCCTCTCACGTATGACTTGGAGAGGCGTGAATATCAACATATGATTCTAGAAACCTACACGTGGACACAAAGGGCTATTAGAAAAATTAATAAATCGGTAAAGCCAAGATTTGAACACAATACGTTAGGGATTTGGTACCATGTGAAGATTTATGCACTAGTCATCCCAACTAAACATTGAACTGATGACAAAAGCTAGGAAATTTATGGTATACACTTCAACACAGATATATAAGTGGCGCACCTAGATGACTTGCACGCATGTCTGCATCTCGATACAAGGCCGCCCTTAGATTATTAATTAACGAAAAACGAAGCAAAACTCCAACGTGCATGTTCTTCCGTTTGTGAGCACCCAGATCTAGCTACAATCAGATTAATATTATTTGAGCCAACCACGTGCTCGCAGCCTAAAAATACAGCGTCCTTTGGCTAAGCTCGTCCTAGTTGGAGTGTAGTAATAGTACTACCCAGCTCTCTCTCGGTCCCTCCCTTGGAAGTCCAAATAGTTGCAGATTGGCAGTACTCCTACTACTAGTAGTTCTTAACTTGAAGGGCCAAACAAAACAAACAGGATACTACCTCGATCACCAACCCCAAGTTGATTGATGTGGTCTCAGCTCTACTATCAACTCTCTATTACCTCTCTCACTGGAGCAGTAAGTTCAAGTTCCCAATGTAGTATTGCAATCCTCTCAACAAAGTGTTGCTAGGTTTGTTCCTTACTTCCACTAGAACTGCTGTATTTTCTTTAAGGAGTTCATTTTGAGATGGCATTTTGGCCGAACAACTCCACAACCCCTACCAAAACCTCATGGACAAAAGGGAGAATTTGGTGGTGTGGATAGACCAAATGTCAATCATTTGTTCTCCCCCGAGCAATATCCAAACGAGAAGAATCAGATTATGGCTATGGATGGGTTTGGTGGTGCGCTTTGTTTTTCCTTAACACTGGTTTGGTGGTGGCTTTAGTTGTGTTTGGTGATCCAGAAACAAAAGGCAAAGCTGATGCGCCCCCAGGTGACCCCATCCATTCCAGCCAGGTAGCTCGCTTGGCTTGTGAGCGTTCTGATTGATTCGTTGCTGAGCGTAAAATAATAGCAAGTGAGAAAAAAAAAGGTAGGCCCCTCGAGCCATGAAGGAGTACAGGAAAATGGCAGCATGCAAAAACATCTCGCTGGTACATCAGATTCTCTAATAAGGAGATGCACGTAGACGCATCGAAGAGAGAAGTGTTTCAGAGTTTAATAAGATGGCAACTGATATCTGCAATGACAAAAACACAAAACATATAAGCAGACAACACTAGCAATTAGCATACCCACCAATGGTGTCGGCAAACCTAACCCTCCAACGCAGCCTGGCTATACTAAACCCATGTAATTGAGACTTCCATGACCTCTGCAGATCATATGCGTGATGTATGCATTG contains:
- the LOC124701766 gene encoding probable galacturonosyltransferase 14 — its product is MQLRISPSMRSITISSSNGVVDSMKVRVAPQPPPPPPPLALPGAAASGRRGGGGGGGGGGGGTAAWYLRAVAFPAVVALGCLLPFAFILLAVPALEAGGSKCSSIDCLGRRIGPSFLGRQGGDSTRLVQDLYRIFDQVNNEESTSDKKLPESFREFLLEIKDNHYDARTFAVRLKATMKSMDKEIKRSRLAEQLYKHYASTAIPKGIHCLSLRLTDEYSSNAHARKQLPPPELLPLLSDNSFQHYILASDNILAASVVVSSTVRASSVPEKVVFHVITDKKTYPGMHSWFALNSVSPAIVEVKGVHQFDWLTRENVPVLEAIENHRGVRNHYHGDHGTVSSASDNPRVLASKLQARSPKYISLLNHLRIYLPELFPSLNKVVFLDDDIVVQRDLSPLWEIDLEGKVNGAVETCRGEDNWVMSKRFRTYFNFSHPVIERSLDPEECAWAYGMNVFDLEAWRKTNIRDTYHFWLKENLKSGLTLWKFGTLPPALIAFRGHVHGMDPSWHMLGLGYQENTDIESVKKAAVVHYNGQCKPWLDIAFKNLQPFWTKHVNYSNDFIRNCHILEPQYDR